The following DNA comes from Polynucleobacter sp. MG-6-Vaara-E2.
GCTACTGCTACTGACTTAGCGGACTACTTGGTTAAAAAAGGTCTTGCCTTCCGTGATGCCCACGAAGCTGTTGCGCATGCCGTTAAAGCTTGCGTCGGCAGAAATTGCATGCTGACCGATCTAAGCTTGTCTGAGTTGCGCTTTGCTTGTGGTTTAGATAATCGCCCAGAATTGATCAGTGATGATGTTTTTGCCCTGCTCACCGTTGATGGCTCTGTGCAATCTCGTCAACATGCTGGTGGTACAGCGCCCTCACAAGTACTCGCTGCGATTAAGCAGGGCCGCGCAGACCTCTAAGATGGGGTTTTGGACTAAGCTCTCTGCGGGCATTGATCGAGTCAATCAAGTGCTAGGTAGTATTGCCAGCATCATGATTTTGCTGTCATGCGTGGTATCAGCTACGAATGCCCTTCTCCGTTATGGCTTAGACATTAGCAATAACTGGCCACTAGAACTTCAATGGTATTTATTTAGCGCCGCAGTCATGCTGGGTGCTTCATACACCCTCAAGCGCAATGAGCATGTACGCGTTGACCTCATTTATTCACATCTATCAGATCGCGGTCGTCTTTGGATTGATCTTTTTGGT
Coding sequences within:
- a CDS encoding TRAP transporter small permease subunit, yielding MGFWTKLSAGIDRVNQVLGSIASIMILLSCVVSATNALLRYGLDISNNWPLELQWYLFSAAVMLGASYTLKRNEHVRVDLIYSHLSDRGRLWIDLFGLACFLMPACLLFAWLSWTSLFYPSWLVTEGSMNSGGLARYPIKFIVPFGFFMLSLQGVSEIIKRIGALNGEIVLPAEDLHYEKPMQ